The Coffea arabica cultivar ET-39 chromosome 2c, Coffea Arabica ET-39 HiFi, whole genome shotgun sequence genome includes the window TGATCAAAACACCAAAGAATGGCAAAACTACCATCTTCATTGTTTCTCGTtgcctttctcttgttttccgtTTCCTTGGTCCAACTTAACATGTACTTTTCAAGTGTTCTAAACCTGATTTTTAACATTCTAAACAAGTattcaaaacatgatttttagtTGCACATATTAGCTTTGAACTtaaccattttttattattttcttttacaaaCTATGTGTGCACCTTGCCTATATGACTTACTATACCtttcatgccttttttcttTGATATAGATATATAAATTATGCAGCTTACACTCGTGTATGATTGGCTCTTTGTGAACAATATTTGATTGCAGATTTCGAGAGTGGCCAAGGTGCCAGCCCATAACTGAATTTTGATAAAACGTGACTTATTtaaggtgagtgttccttgtgtgTTTGTACAATAAGTGACTATatgactatttgtgaatgtttgcttgaatgttaaatgcttttcaAGGATTGCTAAAGAGATTTTCGatgggtgagtgtgtactttaacACACTTGACTCAAGCCAAAGTgaaatttcaatgattgaatgctacttgtgcattaatgtaagtcttttggttAAACTGGGTcattgcccttcgttgccagtcgactcgagccaaaaATGGACTCGATCGAGTGACTGGTGACCCTGGGATAGTGtttggatatactcgagtatgaccacgaaagttggtggagaactggccagtgaattggctagtggcgggaaatgaaataaatgaattgAAATATTGAAGTAAAGGGAAAAGATAAATGATTGAATAAAGGAAAATGACTGGcggaatgaacgaatggctccacgtgagcatgtatccttttaatgagtgtgttctCATTACTTTTATTTTGTGAATGTTTTCTCGATTGATTGTTATTAAATGACTAATATCCTTGTTTCAATTGCTTTGTTATGTATATGGGaatctcactgagttttagctcacctcTCTATTCCGTTAAATTTGTTAGCCTTATAGGGTTTGAGAGCAAGAACGGGTGATTAGTGGAAGACTAAACTTTTGACTAAAACTTTTGTTGTGTAACAGTGATAGTTTAGTAGTTGGTTGGATTCTAAACTTTTGTACTTAACCTTGAGGATTGTATATATGTATtaatgattgtatatatgttaagtttgattggcacatgtttacttactcttgagagttgattgagtgagtgagtgagtcctgacgagagttgggcaagtggtccgccgaatcctttgattcgccttagggggagacgGGGTCGTCACATGTTTGATAGTTAGTGGTGAGAGGAGCTGGGGCGGATTTAAGGTGGGGGCATAGGCCCCCACTACCCCCTTAAATTCCTATAATGCTTTATacaattttaatataattttaagTGTGCCCCAGAGTTTTTTTAGAAAGGATGTGAAAGAATTACGTGATTTTTTAAGTTAGTTCATaaattaaaattctaaaaaaatacGCGGGGCACAAATTCCATTTgaaataagttaaaaaaaaaccttttaTTTTAACTAGCAAGTACCAATCATATCATTCACTTTCTTTGAGCCCCACTCCCCAATTTCCCTTACCTCCTCTGGTCCCCCATTTTTTTCCCACAACCGAGAGCCACTACCTTCCACAACCAAGCAGCTAACTGCTCTTTTTCTTGATCAATTCATCCAATCATATCATTCACTTCCTTTTTCCCCACTTCCAAATTTCCCTTCCCTCTACTGGTCCCTTGTTTTTCCTCCACAACTGAAAGCCATTCTTACTTCCACAACCAAATTagttatcaaaatataaaaactcgcagtgagcaattgtaaatagtttagtttgtttttaaaataaaattattatattataattttgaatttgcctttttatgtttttcatggaatatatgcatcatttgcacttgttggtgaaattttttttttttttgcttaaaaacctagaaaaagagtaggtaaaaaattttagtgttgctTTTGTCCTCACTAAGAATTTTTTCTGACTCCGCCCCTGGAGAGGAGTATGGGGAGGGGCGAAagagtaaaaaagaaaaaaagaaaaagaaaaacacatgCCTTGATGCAATAATGATGTTGCCAATTAGTCACTTTAGGATATTCAAAATTCATGTCAAAACATGGCAGGAGCTTCTCGGATGTTAGTCAAACTAAAATAGATGCTTCACTACTCAAATGTTAGTCAAAATAACAAGATGCTTCAATGTGTTTTGATTATGAATTCCATATATGGGGTAGGGGGTGAACGTTCGACTAAACAAGTGCATTACTACACTTTTTGACGGAGAGTTCTATCAGAGTTGAACTAAAAAGAATCCATaaaaagaattgaaatttaGGAAGGTAAGAAGAAGGGAATTTTGAGAAGAAATGGGGGAGAATTTTATTCAGAAGAATGATCAATAAACGGTTACATAACCATCTTATTCTCCTAATTAGGTTATTaatagaggtctcaaccccatTCAGTAACTAAATAAGCAGTTACAACAACTAATCATCAACTAACTTTTTAGTATAATGGCATTATTTCTGATCTTTTACACCTGAAGCtaaaaatgattaaaacaaCATCCCCCTACTAATAGTTCTGATTCATGACAAATCCCTCCCATTTAAGACCATCCTTGACCTCAAGGATGAAAATCAGGAAACTACTGTTTAATGAAGTCAAGATCTTCCCAAGTAGCTTTTTCAATTCTGAAATAAACCCACTTGATGAGAATTTGAGATATAGGTTGATGATTCCTCATTATAGCCTTTCGTTTCAGGACCGATTCTGGAGCAACTTGAATCTGATCATTGGGACCAAATAAGAGCAATGTAGGCATGGAACCTAAGAATCTTCCAGCTTCTTTTTCAACATAGAAACATGAAATATTGGATGAATTTTTGAGCCTGCAGGCAACTCCACAGTATTTGAAAGCTAGTTTCAAAGATTTCCTGACTTCAACTAACTGTTGTCTATATGGCTGGAAGTTTCAAATAAACCATATCACCTACTTCCAGAACCCTTTCACTCCTCTTCTTAACTGCAAAATACTTCATTCGTTGTTGTGCCTTTGTCAAATGTTGGCAAAGAATTTGCAAGATAGCCTACCTATCTTTGACAAGATTACTTGCTGCTGGAACAACAGAATCACAGAGGGGTCCCATTGGTAACTGTACTGGTTTATATCCACAGAGAGCTTCAAATTGGGTCATGTCtagactagtatgatggttggtgtTATGCCACCATTCTGCTAAAGTCAGACaagattttcatttttgtggtCTATCACTAGTCATATATCTCAAATATGTTTCCACATACTAGTTCACGCGTTCACTTTGTCCATCTGATTGTGGGTGGTAAGATGTGCTATAATTTAGTTGAGTCCTACCAATCTGAACAACTCTTGCTAGAAAAGGCTTGTGAAAAGTTTATCTCTATTTGATACAATAATTTCTGGCAAACCATGAATCCTAAAAACGTGTTAAGAAGAGTTTGGTAACTTCCATTGCAGAAAAAGGATGCTTCAAGGAAATAAAATGGGAAAATTTGGTCAGCCTGTTCACAACTATATTATAGTATCACAGTCATCAGAAAGAGGTAAACTCTCTGTGAAGTCCATGCTGATTTGTGACCATGCTTGATTGGGAATTGGTAGAGGCTGGAATAAGCCTGCATATTAAACATTCTCATGCTTGTTTCTCTGGAAAATGTCACACCTCCTAACAAATTTTGTGACATCCATCCTCAGTTGAGGCCAAAAGAAAACAGCAGTTGAGGCCAAAAGATATTTTCTCTGAACCTTAGAATTCCATCCCTACTCATAATCTGTCACAGAAGCATAATCAACTATCAATTGAGCAATTATCTCTTGACAAGATGAATCATTCTCATAACTGTCAGAGATATCCAATAACCACTAGGGTCTGGTGCAACTTATAGCACAAGATGTCCTTATAGAATCTTCATCCTGGAATCCTCTCGTAGATAATCCATTAGCAACCTTGTTATCAGCCCCTTTCCTATTCTGGATTTCATAATCCAGTCCCAAAGCTTTGTCAAACATTGTGTTGCAGTGAAGTGGTCAACCTTTGCTCTAGTAAAAATCTCAAACTCTAGTGATTAGTTGTTATATTTAAATGGTATTTAACCAAATAGTGCTTCTATTTTGTTACTGCCATTACAGTAGCTAATAGCTGCTCATATATAGAGAGCCCCAAGTTCTTAGGACTCAAAGCTTTGCTGAGATATGCTACTAGTTGGCTCTCTTGTATTAAAACAACACCAATGCCTCTATTGCAAGCATCGGTCTCCACAATAAAATGTTTGGTGAAATCTGGCATTCTCGATACAGGAGCAGTACTCATGATGTTCTTTAGCTGTTGAAAAGTTGTCGCTGCTGTTTTGTTCCAACAAAAAGAATCCTTCTTCAATAATTCAGTCAAGGGTTTACAAATTAACTCATAGCCTTGTACAAATCTTCTGTAATAACCAGTGGGACCCAAGAACCCCCTTAGAGACTTGATTGTGTCAGGTACTGACCATGCTCTGATACACTCCACCTTAGCaacatccatttctactccattATGAGATATAATATGCCCCAGGTACCCCATTCTCAATTGAGCAAACCTGCGTTTAGACATTTTTGCATACAACTGGTAAGATCTCAGAATTCTTAACATTGTTCTCAGATGATTTACATAGGATTGAAGGTCTGGGCAATAAACAAGTATGTCATCAAAAAAGACTAAATGAATTCCTGAGGTAAGGCTGGAAATTTCATTCATAAGAGATTGAAAGGATGCAAGAGAAtttgttaagccaaaaggcataaTTACAAGCTCATAATGGCCTCGGTGAGTTTGAAATGGTATTTTCTGGATTCACAGGCTTTTACCCTAATCAAGTGACTCAGGTCTATTTTACTGAAAAATTTTGAGCCAAAAAGTTCATCTAAAAGTTCTTTAATGTTTGGAATGGGTTATCTATCCTAAATGGTAAGGTCATTTAGGTGTTTGTAATCAACATAGAGGCACCAAGTGCCATCTTTTTTTCTTGACAAGTAAGACAGGTGAAGAAAATGAGCTTGTACTAGGTATAATGATCCTAGTTTGAAGCATATTTCTCATCTGATtgtcaattttaattttttgggaATGCGGATATCGATAGGGTTTGAGTTTAAAGGGCTAAGCATTCGGCTCAAGTGGAATGGTATGATCATGTGATCTTTCAGGAGGAAATTGTTTAGGTTCTACAAATACATCAGAGAATTCATGCAATAATTCTGAGATTTCACTAGGAAATGGAGTTATCTCACTGGAGGAGCTATTCTCATGTAGTGAACTGATAGAGGACAAACTCCTATGTCTTTGTTGGATGAATTTCTTCACTGATTTTCCTCCAACCAGCTTCAGGGTTGGTTGATCAACTGTTCCCTCCAACACCATATCCCACTTTCATTTGACAACTTGATCTGCAACTGTTTAAAATCGAAAGTAATAATGCTGTAGTGTGCCATCCAATCCAATCCAAGTATTACATCCCATATTCCCAGACTCATGATCACTATagggaaagaaaaattataactcGGAAGACTCCAAGTCACACTTGGACAGAACAATCCACTAGAAATGGTAGTTCCATTAGCAATAGTGGCTGTAAGAGGTGCCATTTTTATTGTCTTTAACTTCAGTGATTCCATTAATGCAGTATTCAAGAAACTGTTAGTACTTCCAGTATCAACAATATAGACACaacttttccttgcattttaccCTGCAGTTTTAATGTCTTCCTCTTCATAGAAACTGTTTAGGCATGCAAAGACACATATACTAACTGCCCAAGATTACTAGTGTTTTCATTCTGTTCTCCAATAGCATCAAGAAATTCCAATTCCTCATCATCTTCTAGAATGAAATTTAGATGCCTATATTTACAATGGTGACTAGGGTGGAATCTTTCGCCACATTTGAAACATAGGTGGTTATTCTTTCTATACAATATATCTAGAGGGGAAATCTTTCTACTTCCTTGACTGTTGCCagaattcttttttctttacacAACATTTAACGAAGTCTTTCCTCCTGTGCTAATTCCTGCAGATGAAGTACTAGAGGATTTCAAACTGTCTCCAGTGCCCCAAGCTTTATTATTCTTGGCATTCTTTCATTCAAGATTAAAAGCTGTTCTTGCCACTCTGCTACTTCAAAAGCCTCCATCAGGTGGCAGGCTTCATCATTCGAACCATAGGTTTGATTTCATCCTTAACATCACTGATGAAACTGGAAATGAAATAAGATTCAGAGAGGTAAGGATCTCGAATTAACATCAAGGAACTTAATTCCTCAAACATCTCTTGGTAGTCCTTGATAGTGGTAGTTGGTTGAGTTTATTGAACTCTTCCACTTCATCCTTTTTGTCCTGTCACCGAACATCCAACAAAACAATTTGCAGAACCCTTCCTTAGACAGTTTCCCTTTACTCCTCTTGATTCCTTGAAACCATATCTCGGCCATTCCTTCCAAATACATTTCCACAATTTCCACCTTCTGAAGCTCAGGAATTTGATGAACCAGAAAGTATTTTTCACATTTTCG containing:
- the LOC113724326 gene encoding uncharacterized mitochondrial protein AtMg00860-like translates to MLRILRSYQLYAKMSKRRFAQLRMGYLGHIISHNGVEMDVAKVECIRAWSVPDTIKSLRGFLGPTGYYRRFVQGYELICKPLTELLKKDSFCWNKTAATTFQQLKNIMSTAPVSRMPDFTKHFIVETDACNRGIGVVLIQESQLVAYLSKALSPKNLGLSIYEQLLATVMAVTK